The Candidozyma auris chromosome 1, complete sequence genome includes a region encoding these proteins:
- the CNT gene encoding Cntp has product MSNIESRQSPRPEVTEEQKDGEIRFDDHSDPSISEKGSSSSLTKWQRLKARFPYWRLAVDILVGCFFTAWWLSIIIQDKHRHKWLIPTVLWGMLMVRLISWHCRILYIIYHHAAKVWNWATDIVYTRVLTTRPRRLLVGATITVGVVLLGTFVPEEIEFSKRKDRAISFCGVVVAIIGLYATSKNRSKIQWNAVIGGMLMQYIIALFVLRTKAGYDIFNFISFLARKLLGFAKDGVAFLTNAEVSQLGMFFFTVLPAVAFFVAFVHIFYYYGVIQWFIGKFAKFFFWTLRISGAEAITASASPFIGIGESAILIKDLLPFLTQAELHQVMTSGFSTISGAVLVGYIGLGLNAQALVSSCIMSIPGSIAVSKLRFPETEVPLSQGRVEFPEETDPNKKPRNVLQSFSEGATLGLYTAATMLVQCMCIIALVALINGILTWFGGFWNIKELTLDLIFGYIFYPATFFLGVPRDEILNISKLISVKFMQNEYVAYNMLVNEAPYNQLSDRGNLIATYALCGFANFGSMGITLGVLNTLSKGKRSSDISKEIWSALFSGLVSTMISAAVAGMVIHDLSGFDKN; this is encoded by the coding sequence ATGTCCAACATCGAATCCCGGCAGTCTCCTCGGCCAGAGGTGACCGAAGAGCAGAAGGATGGCGAGATCAGATTCGATGATCACAGCGATCCCTCCATATCTGAAAAGGGCTCTTCCAGCTCCCTCACGAAATGGCAGAGATTGAAGGCTAGATTCCCTTACTGGAGACTTGCTGTTGACATTCTTGTTGGATGCTTTTTCACCGCATGGTGGCTTTCCATCATCATTCAAGATAAGCACAGACACAAATGGTTGATCCCCACTGTGCTTTGGGGTATGCTTATGGTGCGTTTGATATCATGGCATTGCAGAATCCTTTACATCATATACCATCACGCTGCTAAGGTGTGGAACTGGGCCACCGACATCGTTTATACAAGGGTGCTCACCACTAGACCCAGAAGATTGTTGGTTGGTGCCACCATCACTGTTGGCGTGGTTTTGCTCGGTACATTTGTGCCCGAGGAGATCGAattttcaaagagaaaagacaGAGCGATCTCTTTCTGTGGTGTGGTGGTAGCCATCATTGGGTTGTATGCTACCTCGAAAAACAGATCCAAGATCCAGTGGAACGCCGTCATTGGTGGTATGTTGATGCAATATATCATTGCCCTTTTTGTTTTACGTACAAAGGCGGGCTATGAtattttcaatttcatttcCTTCTTGGCGAGAAAGTTGTTGGGCTTTGCTAAGGATGGTGTTGCTTTCTTGACCAATGCAGAGGTATCGCAGCTTGGTATGTTCTTCTTTACCGTTTTACCTGCTGTGGCTTTTTTCGTCGCTTTTGTTCACATCTTTTACTACTACGGTGTGATCCAGTGGTTTATTGGTAAGTTTGccaaattctttttctggacTCTTCGTATTTCTGGTGCTGAAGCTATTACCGCTTCCGCTTCTCCTTTCATTGGAATTGGTGAGTCCGCTATTTTAATTAAGGATTTGTTACCCTTCCTCACTCAAGCAGAATTGCATCAAGTCATGACTTCGGGtttctccacaatctcGGGTGCTGTGTTGGTCGGCTATATTGGTTTGGGGTTGAACGCACAAGCCTTGGTCTCTTCATGTATTATGTCTATTCCTGGTTCCATTGCAGTTTCCAAATTGAGATTTCCCGAGACAGAAGTTCCATTGTCACAAGGTAGGGTAGAGTTCCCGGAAGAAACAGACCCAAACAAGAAGCCTCGGAATGTTCTTCAATCCTTTTCCGAAGGTGCTACATTGGGTCTCTATACTGCAGCCACCATGTTGGTTCAATGTATGTGTATTATTGCCCTTGTTGCCTTGATTAACGGAATTTTGACTTGGTTTGGTGGTTTCTGGAACATCAAAGAGTTGACTTTAGACTTGATTTTTGGTTATATCTTCTACCCCgccactttcttccttggtGTGCCAAGAGACGAAATTTTGAATATTTCGAAATTGATTTCCGTTAAATTCATGCAGAATGAATATGTGGCTTACAATATGTTGGTAAACGAAGCCCCATACAATCAGTTGTCTGACAGAGGTAACTTGATTGCCACATATGCACTCTGTGGTTTTGCCAACTTTGGCTCCATGGGTATCACCTTGGGTGTCTTGAACACTCTTAGTAAGGGTAAGAGGTCCAGTGACATCTCCAAAGAGATTTGGTCTGCATTGTTCAGCGGTCTCGTGTCGACGATGAtctctgctgctgttgcagGTATGGTCATCCACGACTTAAGTGGTTTTGACAAGAACTAA
- the SPO72 gene encoding Spo72p, which yields MSPQWMPQNLQKRLLLYILQQLSLFSEIDLPNLEEVSLSNIQLKDVSLDPEKVGKLPGCTFRFGELKQVEVKGGVVGGVNLNITGVDLVLATNIDDFDGDIKNMSMSLAQSTANLANTVIFEGDLPESSASALQSESDSDSDPESSSNSSSIPSHQSATSQRRPSALGGVMSRALEIALSRIQVTISDVNIKIITESVDLLVSIESISFSTTNKQHSLKIKAIRVSTLDPNTEPGHGVQKSTDRPRSESESEDQFERSSEDDSADDSLMSSTVFTHEEASSVYMSATAHSFSKPNESSFHEGDPSVHLLFVDFMDVSFDGLSPLTKLQVKVDTVRSAAVPIAPTISLIAACTAKTCRSKLHQLRKQHVSSRRSALSGNQPAVRSSLHEDKESSSNEFSNSIEEAGPVFDRLQIGSFYLSLTSAINDKGDFASTSDDITFAATNINVKQKDETLTFGGVEKLRILRIIKGEESELFNFDSVNTVDQSTSTPSGLDFEPSSRALPTRADVRFEYFKAAERPNNPEITVLLSKRASIRLHCDSLSYLLNFFDAVQEVRENITALLSELRRLNVTKFSVESMIPKPNQSDGRSEIIFQTSSIDVEFCLSDSSSLICKVFPISFNTTVDNLRIQRVTVESHINGSVDRLFTIPDVRFETQPVTITKFDTSASSPFFRKDKVTSSMNIYIEEIVGSIAADKLKNLGDKVRTFVSGIQSRSSKVNAMTSSSINGYRSTKDPKSVNVSTLGQSAYVGERFGRVKQKSSFKEVDAKPSVSFSIHISSITLTLVCLFPRFGDLVFQSTKVQFTKWGDISSGIAKQTEIFRINEHAKIKEMLFQCLPSTSPTLIMHHDSNDKGTTIDITVRKFLIDYHTHWMQLFERTSQGHTAEELAQATSPSSATIQKKRFDLRFSFDDFVLGLHPGRLPSQIGIAIEKGSSDFTFAKEQFYVKSSFRNSSLFLIDDWRNLRNPTQHSQEVSMTHYMSQRGFLQCGYINSSHVGITVNTDIKSVKARNDSLGIRGELPLLDIKLNSDEHIVEVCADSFQTLIQSFNDLKVPLTFKNHEKYRFHVDKGFQWPTDLRDQINEVQKNMSISTGDLCTPPPMPQRPTKDAESYYYDTSSTHSRTEDSTGCEDGISSRLSDITIVDEHFRDQDRKTDAAILPMSIAVNLTKARLYFYDGYDWKSTRKSLRQAVKNMEKKAMEIRSKKAERKKSSRESTKATRCDSTKRFSDEIDNIQEEYEDEDGKEISETLFQSIYLGMPEDSKMSSLVSNINSEMQAVNKERAMDEALNPNINVDVEKHYKDLRLKRSGSHKVSLDVQNVEVYVKNFTNRDPRVDATAEGIDKELVNQVEVRLDSFTMYDNVSSSTWNKFLTYMSVLGEREVGTYMLQFSILNVRPEPTMPYTEVLMNVKLLPLRLFVDQDTLMFLGRFFQFRDNRFNLPVDEPIFVQKLEISPIRLKFDYKPKAMNYSGFRAGQGAELANLFILDSADLRLAKTVAYGILGFPKLGLVLKDIYVPYIQKYQIAGLLSGLAPVKSLINIGEGFKNLVTIPMKEYKRNGQLMKSFQKGTKSFTKTTAYELLKLGVKVVSGTQTILESSEQYVGGEGHRARQKSKPNEQKKPSRRLSNEFSTLKQENQKQDLLQASQLMKKNVPLGEDSQSDEKLYSVMSMDDVLEEDDVDSDDMEPSVLILDTNEEDSSCSDEDKELDQEEVELAQKMVSLYSNQPVNTKEGLKYAYKSLGKNLKSTKKTIAGLSEELRRAENLQEQLSSVARTSPMIVIRPMIGTTEAIMKTLMGLSNEIDPTYIVENREKYGSDEK from the coding sequence ATGTCACCCCAATGGATGCCTCAAAATTTGCAGAAGCGCTTGCTTCTATATATTCTACAGCAGCTCCTGTTGTTCTCTGAGATAGATCTCCCGAACCTTGAGGAAGTCTCCCTCAGCAACATCCAATTGAAGGACGTCTCGCTTGATCCGGAGAAGGTGGGCAAACTACCTGGCTGTACTTTTCGTTTTGGAGAGCTCAAGCAGGTAGAGGTGAAAGGCGGAGTTGTCGGAGGTGTGAACCTTAATATAACTGGGGTGGATCTAGTGCTTGCTACTAATATTGATGACTTTGACGGGgatatcaagaacatgCTGATGCTGTTGGCACAGAGCACTGCTAACCTAGCCAATACTGTTATTTTCGAAGGCGATCTACCGGAGAGCAGTGCCAGCGCACTACAATCTGAGTCCGACTCTGACTCCGACCCAGAGTCTTCCAGCAACAGCTCAAGCATACCCAGTCACCAGTCAGCGACTTCTCAAAGGCGACCAAGTGCATTGGGAGGCGTCATGTCAAGAGCTTTGGAAATCGCATTACTGAGGATCCAGGTGACGATTTCTGAtgtcaacatcaaaataATCACAGAATCCGTGGATCTACTTGTATCTATAGAAAGCATTTCATTTCTGACCACAAATAAGCAACACTCCTTGAAAATAAAAGCAATTAGAGTGTCTACACTTGATCCAAATACCGAACCAGGGCATGGTGTACAGAAATCAACTGATCGTCCAAGATCTGAGTCTGAGAGTGAGGATCAGTTCGAGCGAAGCAGCGAAGATGATTCAGCTGATGATTCTTTGATGAGTAGCACTGTCTTCactcatgaagaagccagCTCTGTGTACATGAGTGCCACTGCCCACAGCTTTTCCAAACCAAATGAGAGCTCCTTTCACGAAGGAGATCCTTCAgttcaccttcttttcgttgatTTTATGGATGTCAGCTTTGATGGCTTGTCTCCCTTGACAAAGTTACAAGTAAAAGTGGATACTGTGCGTCTGGCTGCTGTCCCCATAGCGCCAACTATTTCATTAATTGCAGCTTGCACTGCCAAAACCTGCCGCCTGAAACTACATCAGCTTCGCAAGCAGCATGTTTCCTCTCGTCGGCTGGCACTTTCCGGTAATCAGCCTGCGGTGCGACTGTCGCTACACGAGGATAAAGAGTCCTCTTCAAACGAGTTCTCAAATTCAATAGAAGAGGCTGGTCCTGTGTTCGATAGATTACAAATTGGACTGTTCTATTTAAGCCTCACTTCTGCCATAAATGATAAGGGTGACTTTGCCTCTACGTCAGATGATATTACTTTTGCGGCTACAAATATCAACGTGAAGCAAAAGGATGAAACGCTTACCTTCGGTGGAGTCGAGAAACTAAGAATCTTGAGAATAATCAAGGGTGAAGAGAGTGaactcttcaactttgactCTGTGAATACTGTTGATCAATCTACTTCGACACCAAGTggccttgattttgagcCCTCCTCGAGGGCTTTGCCCACACGAGCTGACGTCAGATTCGAATACTTTAAGGCTGCAGAGAGACCTAATAATCCAGAGATCACAGTGTTGCTCTCCAAACGTGCTTCCATAAGGTTACACTGTGATTCTTTACTGTACctcctcaatttcttcgaTGCGGTTCAAGAGGTACGTGAAAACATCACTGCGTTACTTTCAGAATTGAGACGATTAAATGTAACGAAATTCAGTGTCGAGAGTATGATTCCAAAGCCAAATCAGTCGGATGGCAGAAGTGAGATAATTTTCCAGACATCCTCTATTGATGTCGAATTTTGCCTTTCTGATTCTTCGTCTTTGATTTGCAAGGTTTTCCCTATTTCATTTAACACGACTGTCGATAATCTTCGTATACAGCGTGTCACAGTAGAGTCTCACATCAATGGAAGTGTGGATCGTTTGTTTACGATCCCAGACGTTCGGTTCGAGACGCAACCCGTCACTATAACAAAATTTGATACCAGCGCATCTAGTCCCTTTTTCCGCAAGGATAAGGTTACATCATCGATGAATATTTATATCGAAGAAATTGTGGGTTCTATAGCTGCTGATAAACTAAAGAATTTGGGAGACAAAGTGAGAACATTTGTATCGGGGATACAGTCGCGGAGCTCGAAAGTGAATGCAATGACAAGTTCTTCCATAAATGGTTATCGCCTGACGAAAGACCCCAAATCTGTCAACGTTAGTACTCTTGGGCAGCTGGCTTACGTCGGCGAACGCTTCGGAAGAGTCAAACAAAAATCGTCGTTTAAAGAAGTCGATGCGAAGCCTAGTGTATCCTTCAGCATCCACATCTCATCCATAACTCTCACATTAGTTTGTCTATTTCCTAGATTTGGTGACTTGGTTTTTCAAAGTACCAAAGTTCAATTCACCAAATGGGGAGATATAAGCAGTGGTATTGCAAAACAAACCGAGATCTTCCGAATCAATGAGCATgccaagatcaaggaaatgCTTTTTCAATGTCTACCATCTACATCTCCTACATTAATCATGCATCATGATAGCAATGACAAGGGAACTACAATAGATATTACCGTTCGAAAATTTCTCATAGACTATCATACGCACTGGATGCAACTATTCGAACGTACTTCTCAAGGGCATACGGCTGAGGAGCTAGCGCAGGCGACATCTCCATCACTGGCAACgattcaaaaaaaaagattcGACCTTCGATTCTCGTTTGACGACTTTGTTCTCGGTCTTCATCCAGGAAGGCTTCCAAGTCAAATTGGCATAGCGATTGAGAAAGGTAGCTCTGATTTTACCTTCGCCAAGGAGCAATTTTATGTCAAAAGTTCCTTTAGAAATTCATCTCTATTCCTTATTGATGATTGGAGAAATCTCAGAAATCCTACACAGCATTCCCAAGAAGTGAGTATGACTCATTACATGAGTCAACGAGGTTTTTTGCAATGCGGATACATTAATTCATCCCATGTTGGTATAACAGTCAATACTGATATAAAAAGCGTCAAAGCTAGAAACGATCTGCTCGGCATCCGTGGGGAACTTCCATTGTTGGACATAAAGCTCAATTCAGATGAACATATTGTTGAAGTGTGTGCAGATTCTTTTCAAACCTTGATTCAGCTGTTCAATGATCTTAAGGTACCACTCACTTTCAAGAATCACGAGAAATACCGCTTCCATGTTGATAAGGGTTTCCAATGGCCGACAGACCTCAGAGACCAAATTAATGAGGTTCAGAAAAATATGAGTATATCCACGGGTGATTTGTGTACTCCCCCGCCGATGCCTCAAAGACCAACTAAAGATGCTGAATCATACTACTATGATACGTCCTCCACTCACTCGCGAACTGAAGACCTGACTGGCTGTGAAGACGGCATTAGCCTGCGCTTAAGTGATATTACTATCGTAGATGAGCATTTTCGGGACCAAGATCGGAAAACCGATGCTGCCATCCTTCCTATGAGCATTGCAGTTAATCTTACCAAAGCCAGATTGTATTTCTACGACGGCTATGATTGGAAACTGACCAGAAAATCGTTGCGACAAGCGGTCAAGAACATGGAAAAGAAGGCTATGGAAATACGATCGAAAAAGGCTGAACGGAAGAAGTCCTCTCGGGAATCTACTAAGGCAACTAGATGTGACTCAACGAAGAGATTTCTGGACGAAATCGATAACatacaagaagaatacgaagacgaagacgGAAAAGAAATCAGTGAGACCTTGTTTCAGTCCATCTATTTGGGAATGCCAGAAGACTCCAAGATGAGCAGTCTAGTGAGCAACATCAACTCTGAGATGCAAGCTGTCAACAAAGAAAGGGCTATGGATGAAGCATTGAATCCAAATATCAATGTTGACGTCGAGAAGCACTACAAAGACCTCAGGTTGAAAAGATCAGGAAGCCATAAAGTATCTCTTGATGTGCAGAATGTTGAGGTCTATGTCAAGAACTTCACTAATCGTGATCCTCGAGTAGATGCAACTGCAGAAGGTATCGATAAGGAGCTTGTTAACCAAGTCGAGGTGCGACTTGACTCTTTCACGATGTATGACAATGTATCCTCATCAACCTGGAACAAATTTCTCACTTACATGAGCGTTCTAGGTGAGCGGGAGGTGGGGACATATATGCTTCAATTTAGCATACTTAATGTCAGGCCTGAACCGACTATGCCATACACTGAGGTTCTTATGAATGTTAAGTTGTTGCCTTTACGTCTATTTGTCGATCAAGATACATTAATGTTTTTGGGCCGCTTCTTCCAATTCAGAGACAACCGATTTAACTTACCTGTGGACGAGCCTATATTTGTACAAAAACTTGAAATAAGCCCAATTCGGCTAAAGTTTGACTATAAACCTAAGGCCATGAATTACTCTGGATTTAGAGCTGGCCAGGGTGCTGAGCTTGCGAACCTTTTCATTCTTGATTCCGCCGACTTGAGACTTGCGAAAACTGTTGCATACGGTATCTTGGGATTCCCAAAATTGGGATTGGTTTTGAAAGACATATATGTGCCCTACAtccaaaaataccaaaTAGCAGGTCTTTTGTCAGGTCTCGCGCCAGTTAAGTCCTTAATTAATATTGGAGAGGGCTTCAAGAATCTTGTCACCATACCCATGAAAGAATACAAAAGAAATGGACAGCTTATGAAAAGCTTTCAAAAGGGCACAAAATCATTTACAAAAACCACTGCATATGAATTGTTGAAACTTGGAGTGAAAGTTGTGTCTGGAACACAAACCATACTAGAATCTCTGGAGCAATATGTGGGAGGTGAAGGCCATCGAGCAAGACAAAAGTCCAAACCAaatgagcaaaagaaaccTTCGAGGAGATTATCAAACGAATTCAGCACcttgaagcaagagaaCCAGAAGCAAGATCTATTACAGGCTTCacaattgatgaagaaaaatgtACCATTAGGTGAGGATTCACAATCCGATGAGAAACTCTATTCGGTCATGCTGATGGACGACGTTCTAGAGGAAGATGACGTAGATCTGGATGATATGGAGCCTTCAGTATTGATTCTCGATACAAATGAAGAGGATAGCTCTTGCAGTGACGAAGACAAGGAATTGGATCAGGAAGAGGTGGAGCTTGCGCAAAAAATGGTTAGCTTGTATTCCAACCAGCCCGTAAACACTAAGGAGGGTCTAAAGTATGCCTACAAATCGCTCGGGAAAAACTTGAAAAGtacaaaaaaaacaatAGCGGGCTTATCAGAAGAACTCAGACGAGCAGAAAATCTACAAGAGCAGTTATCATCTGTTGCTCGGACATCGCCGATGATTGTGATAAGACCTATGATAGGCACCACAGAGGCGATAATGAAGACGTTGATGGGGTTAAGTAACGAGATAGACCCTACTTACATTGTGGAGAACCGAGAAAAGTACGGTTCGGATGAAAAGTAG